From a region of the Coffea arabica cultivar ET-39 chromosome 3e, Coffea Arabica ET-39 HiFi, whole genome shotgun sequence genome:
- the LOC140038486 gene encoding uncharacterized protein — translation MFPDDVTNGLPPLRGIEHQIDFIPGAFLPNKAPYRTNLEETQEQQRQVEELLGKGWIRESLSPCVVPFLLVPKKDGGWRMCTDCRAINVITVKYRHPIPRLDDMLDELHGAIIFTKIDLKSGYHQIRMKDGDEWKTAFKTKHGLYEWLVMPFGLTNAPKCDASGIGIEAVLLQEGRPIAYFSEKLNGAALNYSTYDKELMGFLYYTDKLCIPSNSMRPLLVRETHGGGLMGHFGITKTLSVLQEHFFWPRMKRDVERHIQRLGTKLLFSTSSHPQTDGQTEVVNRTLSTLLRAIIKKNIKTWEDCLPHVEFAYNHTVHTATQYSPFEIVYGFNPLTPLDLSHLPDHEKVNLDGKKKAEFVRDLHAKVRANIEKRTLQYVQSANKGRRKMVFEPSDWVWIHMQKKRFPVQRRNKLLPRGDGPFQVMEKINDNAYKLDLPGEYGVHATFNVAYLSPFYADDTIDLGTNCLQEGGTDDGAPRTNGEQEQVIRVPSSPIIRARAKKIRESLQALVCTIQERIGDDLKIIEGLENEDSTIYTLLQVEESSEV, via the exons ATGTTTCCTGATGATGTAACTAATGGATTGCCACCTCTGAGGGggattgaacatcaaattgatttcatccCTGGGGCTTTCTTACCCAACAAGGCACCATATAGGACTAACCTCGAGGAAACTCAAGAGCAACAAAGGCAAGTAGAGGAGCTACTTGGTAAAGGATGGATTCGTGAGAGTCTAAGTCCTTGTGTTGTACCCTTCCTACTTGTGCCTAAGAAGGATGGAGGATGGAggatgtgcactgactgtcgagCCATTAATGTCATAACGGTAAAATATCGCCATCCCATACCTCGTttagatgacatgcttgatgaatTGCATGGAGCTAtcatttttacaaaaattgatCTCAAAAGTGGGTACCATCAAATTCGCATGAAAGATGGGGACGAATGGAAAACCGCTTTTAAGACTAAACATGGCTTAtatgagtggttagtcatgccttttggcttaactaacgCACCTA agtgtgatgcttctggtatagGTATTGAGGCTGTTCTACTCCAAGAAGGTCGTCCAATTGCCTACTTTAGTGAAAAGCTAAATGGAGCCGCTTTGAACTACTCAACTTATGACAAGGAGCTCATG GGGTTCTTGTATTACACGGACAAGTTGTGCATTCCATCGAACTCCATGCGACCCCTGTTGGTTCGAGAAACACATGGAGGAGgactcatgggccactttggcattaCTAAGACGTTGTCCGTCCTCCAAGAGCACTTCTTTTGGCCCCGTATGAAGAGGGATGTCGAGAGACATATACAAAG ACTAGGCACTAAATTGCTTTTCTCTACttctagtcacccacaaactgatggacaaactgaagtagTCAATAGGACTTTATCTACATTGTTGCGTGCAATAATCAAAAAAAAcattaagacttgggaagattGCTTACCccatgttgaatttgcctataatCACACTGTGCACACTGCCACACAATATTccccttttgaaattgtttatggctttaaccctCTCACTCCATTGGATTTATCTCATTTACCTGATCATGAGAAAGTTAACTTAGATGGTAAGAAAAAGGCGGAATTTGTACGAGACCTACATGCTAAGGTTCGAGCTAACATCGAGAAGCGCACCCTTCAATATGTCCAAAGTGCAAACAAAGGCCGTCGCAAAATGGTCTTTGAACCAAGTGATTGGGTTTGGATACACATGCAAAAGAAGCGCTTTCCAGTCCAAAGACGCAACAAACTCCTTCCAAGAGGTGATGGTCCCTTCCAAGTCATGGAGAAAATCAACgacaatgcctacaaacttGATCTTCCAGGTGAGTATGGGGTACATGCTACTTTCAATGTTGCTTATTTAAGCCCCTTTTATGCAGACGATACGATTGATTTAGGGACAAATTGCCTTCAAGAGGGGGGGACTGATGACGGAGCACCAAGGACTAATGGCGAACAAGAGCAAGTCATTCGAGTACCAAGCAGTCCGATCATAAGAGCTCGTGCCAAGAAAATACGTGAATCCCTCCAAGCTCTTGTGTGTACTATCCAAGAGAGAATTGGAGACGATTTGAAGatcattgaaggcttggagaatgAAGATTCGACAATATACACCTTGCTCCAAGTTGAAGAATCGAGTGAAGTCTAG
- the LOC140038485 gene encoding uncharacterized protein, translating into MSLIPETSKRSAMVTTSDFTALGAQLSEVLGKFNELSVEMAAQRRVIDQLVASNSGGGIPNDREPVDNHPPAQDYQLPHASNAQTTFLTPFTNLPENTFTQLNSDFSYTHPNYILNNSTKNQIPQTHPQTNLNVCPPNPQEPHHYVAVPFVLDTASQGKAAIEEQPAPIDKDLLRRLDRFDDFMKKNQGLSRHSRLDYDELCLFPDIWLPLGFKTPKFSKYDGTGNPKTHLKIFANKLGKPVDDENLPMRLFSKSLEGDALDWYSNLKSGEVKTWLDLSIAFVKQYEFNCELAPTRTTLEGTKRKPSEDHKTYAKQWRKLAAKVEPPMTEEEIVRTFIKAHDPPYFEEIFRMTESSFAAIINKLKAYDEFVKAGKIVSVSALKLQLDALQNQSNIGKKSQFKKKEGETAFIWDQGPSFRPKNHPTYSVPYPGVQNQKQFRTFTNLGRPIDQLYEQLRAVGKISTVPPKLYPRGPPDGYDPQAICAYHSGSPGVIIADEDFIDPTQNIVDETEVFGVMKTDHARMRKSLSAEKFMTNDDVEEKLKSLVFEKEESFIVEGGVSEMLKRSEYKIVDQLDMMPAQISFLNILLTSELHREALLKILDKAQVPKDIPVDKFSNIVGNVLAANRIAFSDDDLTAEGIGHNRALTLSPSLDFLTLNSAHLQLVRGFDGSRRESMGETDLMLEIGPAQFQVTCQVMDFSSIYNILLGRPWIHVSNSVPSSLHQMLRFIVNDQLITVFTENDCTMIVDAKFKGEDRKGTPISSHHVADIVSVGWVSKNKSLTKSDLPEASIRMAKEIIRGGYEIGKDLGRELQEILEPIEIPTQKDTFVLGFHPTAKDRKEMQARKQAEKKGKQIALNVPLLYQTFPRPSEVIMPETKNSVEEIEVDLSQLFVEATCEEEPSENSKFLPITEGAIQNWTADYLPSRRKFRWSQIKFFDPLDVTILEFDGCNLDISHELEIMQSEIQNESDIEEEFESISRDLKQYEEKLKPNLEETEVINIGTKTEGSLRT; encoded by the exons ATGAGTTTAATCCCAGAAACTTCGAAAAGATCTGCTATGGTTACGACATCGGATTTCACAGCATTGGGAGCTCAGTTAAGTGAAGTACTTGGCAAATTCAATGAGTTAAGTGTTGAAATGGCCGCACAGAGACGTGTCATTGATCAGTTGGTCGCAAGCAATAGTGGTGGTGGTATCCCAAACGATCGAGAACCTGTCGATAACCACCCACCTGCACAAGACTATCAACTACCCCACGCATCCAATGCCCAGACAACTTTCCTTACTCCTTTCACTAATCTTCCTGAAAATACCTTTACCCAACTAAACTCAGACTTTTCCTATACACATCCGAATTATATATTGAATAACTCAACCAAAAACCAAATCCCTCAAACCCATCCACAAACCAATCTGAACGTTTGCCCCCCCAACCCTCAAGAACCCCACCACTACGTTGCAGTGCCTTTTGTGTTGGATACTGCATCTCAAGGGAAGGCGGCGATAGAAGAACAACCCGCACCTATTGATAAAGATCTGTTGAGAAGATTGGATCGATTCGATGATTTTATGAAGAAGAATCAAGGATTGAGCAGGCATAGTAGGTTGGACTACGATGAATTATGTCTTTTTCCAGATATTTGGCTACCATTGGGATTCAAAACTCCAAAATTCAGTAAGTATGATGGAACTGGAAATCCTAAGACGCATCTCAAGATatttgccaacaagttaggTAAGCCAGTGGATGATGAAAATTTGCCTATGCGTCTATTTTCGAAAAGTTTAGAGGGGGATGCTCTAGAttggtattcaaatttgaaatctgGAGAGGTAAAAACTTGGTTAGATCTGTCCATAGCTTTTGTGAAGCAATATGAGTTTAATTGTGAGTTGGCACCAACCCGAACAACACTGGAGGGTACAAAAAGAAAGCCATCGGAAGATCACAAGACCTATGCAAAGCAGTGGAGAAAGTTAGCTGCCAAAGTGGAGCCTCCTATGACTGAGGAGGAAATTGTTCGTACTTTTATCAAGGCTCATGATCCACCCTACTTTGAAGAGATCTTTCGCATGACTGAAAGTTCGTTTGCTGCTATTATTAACAAGTTGAAGGCATACGATGAGTTTGTCAAGGCAGGGAAGATTGTTAGTGTATCGGCATTGAAGTTGCAATTGGATGCTCTACAGAATCAAAGCAACATTGGGAAAAAGTCCcaattcaagaagaaagaaggagaaacTGCTTTTATATGGGATCAAGGCCCGTCTTTCAGACCCAAAAACCATCCCACCTATTCTGTTCCTTACCC GGGagttcaaaatcaaaagcaattTCGAACCTTCACCAATTTGGGCCGACCCATTGatcaattgtatgagcaattaagAGCAGTTGGAAAAATTAGCACTGTTCCTCCCAAACTCTATCCCAGAGGTCCTCCTGACGGTTACGATCCACAAGCAATCTGTGCCTATCATTCTGGAAGTCCAG GAGTTATCATCGCTGATGAAGATTTTATCGATCCCACTCAGAACATTGTAGATGAAACTGAGGTGTTTGGTGTAATGAAAACTGACCACGCGAGAATGAGAAAATCGCTGTCTGCTGAGAAGTTTATGACTAATGATGATGTTGAGGAAAAGTTGAAGTCTCTTGTATTTGAAAAAGAGGAGTCATTTATAGTAGAAGGGGGAGTTTCCGAG ATGCTGAAGAGAAGTGAGTATAAAATAGTGGACCAGTTGGATATGATGCCTGCTcagatttcttttttgaatattCTCTTGACCTCCGAGTTACACAGAGAAGCATTACTCAAAATCCTGGATAAAGCTCAAGTTCCTAAAGATATTCCGGTGGATAAATTTTCCAATATTGTGGGGAATGTACTTGCTGCTAATCGTATTGCCTTCTCTGATGACGATCTGACTGCAGAGGGGATCGGCCATAACAGAGCCTT AACACTCTCACCAAGCTTGGATTTCTTGACATTAAACTCCGCCCATCTGCAACTGGTTCGAGGATTCGATGGTTCAAGGAGGGAATCTATGGGTGAAACAGATCTGATGTTGGAGATAGGCCCTGCTCAATTTCAAGTTACTTGCCAAGTAATGGACTTCTCCAGTATTTataatattttgcttggaaGACCTTGGATACATGTTTCTAATTCAGTGCCATCTTCTCTGCATCAAATGTTGAGATTTATTGTGAATGATCAGCTCATTACTGTGTTTACTGAGAATGACTGTACCATGATTGTTGATGCAAAATTCAAAGGTGAAGATAGAAAAGGGACTCCAATTTCATCTCATCATGTTGCTGACATCGTCTCTGTGGGATGGGTATCCAAAAATAAGTCGCTGACTAAATCAGATTTGCCAGAGGCCAGTATCAGGATGGCTAAGGAGATTATTCGTGGTGGATATGAAATAGGAAAAGATCTTGGGCGggaattgcaagaaattttggaaccaATAGAGATCCCGACGCAAAAGGATACATTTGTACTGGGATTTCATCCAACTGCTAAGGATAGAAAGGAAATGCAAGCTCGAAAACAAGCTGAAAAGAAGGGTAAGCAAATTGCCTTAAATGTCCCACTGCTATATCAAACTTTTCCTCGACCATCAGAAGTGATCATGCCAGAAACGAAAAATTCTGTGGAGGAGATTGAAGTGGACCTATCTCAATTATTTGTCGAGGCAACTTGTGAGGAGGAGCCatcagagaattcaaaatttttgccAATTACAGAAGGAGCCATTCAAAATTGGACCGCTGattatcttccctctcgaaggaaATTTCG ATGGTCACAAATAAAATTctttgaccctttggatgtcACCATTTTGGAATTCGATGGCTGCAATCTCGATATCTCTCATGAACTTGAAATCATGcaatctgaaattcaaaacgaaAGCGATATCGAGGAAGAATTTGAGTCCATCTCAAGGGATTTAAAACAGTATGAAGAGAAACTCAAACCGAACTTAGAAGAAACAGAAGTCATCAATATTGGCACTAAGACAGAG GGATCTCTACGGACATAG